From Chryseobacterium joostei, the proteins below share one genomic window:
- a CDS encoding exodeoxyribonuclease VII large subunit, with the protein MEGNEVSYPVYSPASVIGIFSNALKLNAMVNLIYLKGRYSYGAGKAYGNYYYDQLFSEGDNVSIGIRMPSLLRSQIINNEIYTLRGFIEKSIKNSSIELRFVVDEIVKQEEKSISEDELERYGLIQKKLEQGSKNLETLVRNKMLKDEKIRIINIYGNNAIVQKDFYEGLDVSVKYFDISDDSCNITSSTAIISKLKEISALDYDIVALVRGGGDRQSMETFNDISLSEVFITMAPITVTAIGHSVDETLLDKLADKRFHLPHDYGAGLHSIAEKLSHEKSNSRALLIDEVKKDVTKQFSEQVETLEKQLKKKNEEFTEAQKTYKEQIETHNKTFADHLKVRNEEFQKLQKSSTEQLEGMQKSFQEQQKQRQQEMENYKKEMAVLYEKNVQSSINERTASLNTTVETLRQENARLNQEVHSSKNDYVKIIIAFLLALVIGFMLAKIL; encoded by the coding sequence ATGGAAGGCAATGAAGTGAGTTACCCAGTTTATTCTCCGGCGTCGGTAATAGGGATTTTCAGCAATGCGCTAAAGCTTAATGCGATGGTAAACCTCATTTATCTCAAAGGAAGATATTCTTATGGCGCAGGTAAGGCTTATGGGAATTATTACTATGATCAGCTTTTCTCGGAAGGCGATAATGTATCTATTGGAATCCGTATGCCTTCGCTGCTTAGAAGCCAGATCATAAACAATGAAATCTATACCTTAAGAGGATTTATTGAGAAAAGTATTAAGAATTCATCTATTGAGCTCCGTTTTGTGGTCGATGAGATCGTGAAGCAGGAGGAAAAATCGATATCGGAAGATGAACTGGAACGATACGGTCTGATCCAGAAAAAGTTGGAGCAGGGATCAAAGAACCTGGAGACATTGGTCAGAAATAAAATGCTAAAAGATGAAAAAATCAGAATTATCAATATTTATGGTAACAATGCCATTGTCCAAAAGGATTTTTACGAAGGGCTGGATGTTTCAGTAAAGTACTTCGATATTTCAGATGATAGCTGCAATATTACTTCCTCAACAGCCATTATCTCAAAACTAAAAGAAATTTCAGCTTTGGATTATGATATTGTTGCCTTGGTAAGGGGAGGTGGTGATCGACAAAGTATGGAAACTTTCAATGACATCAGTCTCTCAGAGGTCTTCATTACGATGGCTCCTATAACCGTAACAGCAATCGGCCATAGTGTCGATGAAACATTACTCGATAAACTTGCCGATAAAAGATTTCACCTTCCCCACGATTATGGTGCCGGACTGCATTCCATCGCCGAAAAGTTATCGCATGAGAAATCCAATTCTAGGGCATTATTAATCGATGAGGTCAAAAAAGATGTAACAAAACAGTTTTCGGAACAGGTGGAGACTCTGGAAAAACAATTGAAAAAGAAAAATGAGGAATTTACAGAGGCTCAAAAAACCTATAAAGAACAGATAGAAACCCATAACAAAACTTTTGCGGATCATCTAAAGGTCAGAAATGAAGAATTTCAAAAGCTTCAAAAATCTTCTACTGAACAGCTGGAAGGTATGCAAAAGAGTTTCCAGGAGCAGCAGAAACAGCGACAGCAAGAAATGGAAAACTACAAAAAAGAGATGGCAGTTTTGTACGAAAAGAATGTTCAATCTTCAATCAATGAAAGAACGGCGTCTTTAAATACCACAGTGGAAACGTTGAGACAGGAAAATGCCAGATTGAATCAAGAAGTTCATAGCAGTAAAAATGATTACGTTAAAATTATCATCGCATTTTTATTGGCACTGGTTATTGGTTTTATGCTTGCAAAAATTCTTTAA
- a CDS encoding DUF4385 domain-containing protein, whose amino-acid sequence MISDKPTYLNFDKDNYAWKSDIDYRLYPEKYKVGKGEQGVLICEPYKSEIGKHWRFKNTEIAKVSSEMIFSIFLDYLEQDDFVGADMARKYLQMGFTRARRYFNFKGGKKYNAEKGYQQLEKGTGDPEKAKAADIFYKKWKEVEKNPKYTRLKKIWKEKYG is encoded by the coding sequence ATGATCAGCGACAAACCAACTTACCTCAATTTCGATAAGGACAACTATGCCTGGAAGTCCGATATAGACTACCGTCTGTATCCCGAGAAATATAAAGTTGGTAAAGGTGAACAGGGCGTTTTGATCTGTGAACCTTATAAGTCAGAAATAGGAAAACACTGGCGTTTCAAAAATACAGAAATTGCCAAAGTAAGCTCAGAAATGATCTTTTCTATATTTTTGGATTATCTGGAACAGGATGACTTTGTCGGAGCAGATATGGCAAGAAAATATCTTCAAATGGGCTTTACAAGGGCGAGGCGGTACTTTAATTTTAAAGGAGGCAAAAAATACAATGCTGAAAAAGGATATCAGCAGTTGGAAAAAGGAACGGGTGATCCAGAGAAAGCTAAAGCTGCGGATATTTTTTATAAAAAATGGAAAGAGGTAGAGAAAAACCCAAAATACACCCGATTAAAAAAAATATGGAAAGAGAAGTATGGATAA
- a CDS encoding alpha-ketoglutarate-dependent dioxygenase AlkB family protein produces MSQLSLFDAEEFYEFPKDLLEYKENFLSREEADLLKNKLLETVPWEQRTQKMYDKMVLTPRLTAWYGDSKYNDSEENKKPTNPWTPELFSLKQRIEKEFGCQFNGVLLNLYRDHNDSVAWHRDKESRYGKRPVIASISLGQTRNFDFRKKDHHQSKYSLPLPHGSLLIMKGDLQESWEHRIAKSTVPMKERINLTFRFILMSGQ; encoded by the coding sequence ATGAGTCAGCTTAGTTTATTTGATGCCGAAGAATTCTATGAGTTTCCAAAAGACCTTTTGGAATACAAGGAGAATTTCCTGAGCAGGGAAGAAGCCGATCTGCTTAAAAACAAATTGTTGGAAACTGTTCCCTGGGAACAGCGTACCCAAAAAATGTATGATAAAATGGTTTTGACACCAAGATTAACAGCGTGGTATGGTGATTCAAAGTATAATGATTCAGAGGAAAATAAAAAGCCAACCAATCCATGGACTCCTGAATTGTTTTCATTAAAACAAAGAATTGAGAAGGAATTTGGCTGTCAGTTCAATGGCGTTCTGTTAAACCTATACCGTGATCATAATGATTCCGTTGCCTGGCATCGGGATAAGGAAAGCCGATATGGAAAACGACCTGTCATTGCATCCATCAGCCTTGGACAAACCAGAAACTTTGATTTCAGAAAAAAAGACCATCATCAGAGCAAATACAGTTTACCATTGCCTCATGGTTCCTTACTTATCATGAAAGGCGATCTTCAGGAAAGTTGGGAGCATCGGATCGCTAAGTCTACTGTTCCAATGAAAGAAAGGATTAATCTCACATTTCGGTTCATCCTAATGTCGGGTCAATAA
- a CDS encoding XRE family transcriptional regulator: MSKFSDNIVFLRGKKNMTQQELADLLILTRSRYVAYEYGRTEPPIEILLRISKFYNISIDLLLTVDVRKFSIEELMELPENRIVLPIKVDQDGNNQIEIIPQKASMGYLNGYGDPEYIESLETISLPFLKGGKFRAFPADGDSMPPYKNGTYIVGKYVENLSDLKTDRTYVFITTNDGISYKRFQFHEADGIWVKADNQFYEPYKIPLPEIKEIWEFACSINTKEYEPDEFAEHHIQNFITEIKTDIRQIKEKMGDKN, encoded by the coding sequence ATGTCAAAATTCTCTGATAACATCGTGTTTTTGAGAGGAAAGAAAAATATGACTCAGCAAGAACTGGCAGATCTATTAATTCTTACCCGATCCAGATATGTCGCCTATGAATACGGCAGAACAGAACCTCCTATTGAAATATTGCTTAGAATTTCAAAATTCTATAACATAAGCATCGATTTATTGTTGACTGTAGATGTCAGAAAATTTTCTATCGAGGAACTCATGGAGCTTCCTGAGAATAGGATTGTTCTGCCTATAAAGGTTGATCAAGATGGGAATAATCAGATTGAGATTATCCCCCAAAAAGCTTCTATGGGCTACCTGAATGGCTATGGAGATCCGGAATACATAGAAAGTCTGGAGACCATATCATTACCTTTTTTAAAAGGGGGTAAGTTCAGGGCATTTCCAGCTGACGGAGATTCAATGCCCCCCTATAAGAACGGAACCTATATCGTGGGAAAATACGTAGAAAATCTATCTGACCTTAAAACGGACAGAACGTATGTTTTCATTACCACCAATGATGGTATCAGCTACAAAAGATTTCAGTTTCATGAAGCAGATGGTATATGGGTAAAGGCTGACAATCAATTTTATGAGCCTTATAAAATTCCATTGCCTGAAATTAAAGAGATCTGGGAGTTTGCCTGTAGTATTAATACCAAAGAATATGAGCCTGATGAATTTGCAGAACACCATATTCAAAATTTTATCACAGAAATTAAAACTGATATCAGACAGATCAAAGAAAAAATGGGAGATAAGAATTGA
- the dinB gene encoding DNA polymerase IV, whose amino-acid sequence MERAIVHMDLDTFFVSCERLKNSELEKKPVIIGGGDRGVVASCSYETRFFGVRSAMPIKMALRLCPEAKVIKGDMEMYSNMSHMVTEIIQEKVPVVEKASIDEFYLDLSGMDKFFGCYKWTYEIAESVQKNTGLPISFALSANKTVSKIGTGESKPTGRLEVKQSDIQPFLNPLSVKKIPMVGDVTFQLLSRLGIRTIQTLSEMPVDVLGQLIGKNGNELWKKAHGIDETPVVPYSERKSISTEDTFAQDTIDIQGIKSILSGMVEKLCYQLRAEKWLVSVVVVKLRYSNFDTETKQCRIPYTSADHTLLRYVLELFKKVYTRRMRIRLVGVKFTGLVHGCHQMDLFEDTEELISLYQTMDKIKNRFGTSSVGRASGLLK is encoded by the coding sequence ATGGAAAGAGCAATTGTACATATGGATTTGGATACGTTCTTTGTTTCCTGTGAAAGGCTGAAAAACTCCGAACTGGAGAAAAAGCCTGTCATCATAGGAGGTGGAGACCGTGGTGTAGTGGCGTCCTGCTCTTATGAAACCCGTTTTTTCGGAGTCAGAAGCGCCATGCCGATTAAAATGGCTTTACGGCTGTGTCCAGAAGCTAAAGTAATTAAGGGAGATATGGAAATGTATTCCAATATGTCCCATATGGTAACGGAAATTATCCAGGAAAAAGTTCCTGTTGTGGAAAAGGCAAGTATTGATGAATTTTATTTGGATTTATCCGGAATGGATAAGTTTTTCGGATGCTATAAGTGGACATATGAAATAGCGGAAAGCGTGCAGAAAAATACAGGTTTACCGATAAGTTTTGCGTTGTCTGCCAATAAAACCGTATCCAAAATCGGAACCGGAGAATCAAAGCCTACCGGAAGATTGGAAGTAAAACAGTCTGACATACAGCCGTTTTTAAATCCGCTTTCAGTAAAGAAGATTCCTATGGTGGGCGATGTTACTTTTCAGCTGCTCTCAAGACTGGGGATCAGAACCATACAGACCCTTTCAGAAATGCCTGTTGATGTACTAGGGCAATTGATTGGTAAAAACGGAAATGAACTCTGGAAAAAAGCACACGGAATTGATGAGACCCCAGTAGTTCCCTATTCGGAAAGAAAATCCATCTCTACTGAAGATACTTTTGCCCAGGATACTATAGATATTCAGGGAATCAAAAGCATTCTTTCCGGAATGGTTGAAAAGCTTTGCTATCAGCTCCGTGCAGAGAAGTGGCTGGTTTCTGTAGTAGTTGTGAAACTCAGATACTCTAATTTTGATACGGAAACCAAACAATGCAGGATTCCTTATACTTCCGCTGACCACACCCTGCTCAGGTATGTTTTGGAACTCTTTAAAAAGGTATATACCAGACGGATGAGAATAAGACTGGTAGGGGTAAAGTTTACCGGACTGGTTCACGGATGCCATCAGATGGATCTTTTTGAAGATACGGAAGAATTAATATCACTCTATCAGACAATGGATAAAATCAAGAACAGGTTTGGAACTTCAAGTGTAGGAAGAGCCTCAGGTTTATTAAAATAA
- a CDS encoding DNA polymerase III subunit alpha, protein MFLNCHSYHSLRYGTISIKELVEQAVHFNIKTLALTDINTITGIYDFYKLCQDHHIKPIVGVEIRLQDELYYICLAKNQKSIAEVNRLLTAYNCEGIEIPKTNPDFTDTFVIYPLENIPEKLADHEFIGIRQNQLNLLIKPEFKQFIHKMVILHPVTFTTPEEYELHKIVRAIDHNTLISKLTEADYCKDNEMFTDKKELLAQFYHEPQIIENTKYIVNGCHFDFDFSTPKNKKHFTDSKENDSKLLKKLAYQGLSKRYSEDNLQAKARVDKELGVIDQLNFCAYFLITWDIIQYSNRMGFMHVGRGSGANSIVSYCIGITDICPLELDLYFERFLNLNRKTPPDFDIDWSWQTRDIILEYIFDKYGKNHVAFCGTNVEFKYRSIFREVGKVFGLPKEELDMLATKPIQEHDNNSVSRQVHYYGKLLEKFPNQRSMHSCGILISEEPITNYSALEMPPKGFPIVQFDMYTAEEIGLEKFDILSQSGLGTINDTIKLVKEKRGIDINIRDTSLSKDEARCNEFLSSGKTIGCFYIESPAMRGLLRRLKCDNYKVLVAASSIIRPGVAQSGMMREYIFRHNNPTKFEYFHGVFEKELGETYGIMVYQEDVIKIALHFGGLSAPDGDVLRRAMSGKGRSLSALQKVKDNFFESCKKLGHPEQLSMEVYRQIESFAGYSFCKAHSASYAVESYQSLYLKVYYPIEFMVSAINNGGGFYRTEVYIHEARMSGAAIHNPCVNLSEYQTTVYGSDVYLGLMHIERLELKLAKLIPEERNQNGEYTSLENFVKRIPIGIETLQILIFIGAFRFTGKQKHELLIESRFLLGNNKITFRHPTLLEEPQKNYQLPSIERNPFEDAFDEIEILGFTVSFSPFDLLQTRYRGSVLVKNLLKFHKHQVKMLAYLISRKHVPTKKGTMYFGTWIDAVGEYFDTAHFPNCLKEYPFQGGGCYLLLGTVEVDFHFPTVTIHKMAKMPFIPDPRYSMDKEKALEAQRNLHEDISMTWRKPYPQEHEIGLPRQKM, encoded by the coding sequence ATGTTTCTGAATTGTCATTCTTATCATAGCCTTCGGTATGGAACCATTTCTATTAAAGAACTGGTTGAGCAGGCTGTACATTTTAATATTAAAACCTTGGCTCTTACAGATATCAATACCATTACCGGGATCTATGATTTCTACAAACTTTGTCAAGATCACCATATCAAACCGATCGTCGGAGTGGAAATAAGGCTTCAGGATGAACTGTATTATATCTGCCTGGCCAAAAATCAAAAAAGCATTGCAGAAGTCAACAGGCTTTTAACCGCATATAACTGTGAAGGCATAGAAATTCCTAAAACAAATCCTGATTTTACAGATACTTTTGTTATTTACCCACTGGAGAATATTCCTGAGAAATTAGCAGATCATGAATTTATAGGTATCAGACAGAACCAGTTAAATCTTTTGATTAAACCGGAATTTAAACAGTTCATTCATAAAATGGTTATTCTTCATCCGGTTACCTTTACCACCCCTGAAGAATATGAGCTTCATAAAATAGTAAGGGCTATTGATCACAATACATTGATCAGTAAGCTTACAGAAGCTGATTACTGTAAAGACAACGAAATGTTTACTGATAAAAAAGAGCTTCTGGCTCAATTTTACCATGAGCCACAGATTATTGAAAACACAAAGTATATTGTCAATGGCTGTCATTTTGATTTTGATTTTTCAACACCTAAAAACAAAAAGCATTTCACAGACAGCAAAGAAAATGATTCTAAGCTTTTAAAAAAGTTAGCATATCAGGGACTTTCTAAGAGATATTCCGAGGATAATCTACAGGCGAAAGCAAGAGTGGATAAAGAATTGGGGGTTATTGACCAGCTTAATTTCTGTGCTTATTTTCTCATCACCTGGGATATTATCCAATACAGCAACCGAATGGGGTTTATGCACGTAGGAAGAGGCAGCGGTGCTAATTCCATTGTCAGTTACTGCATCGGAATTACGGATATATGTCCTCTGGAGCTGGATCTGTATTTTGAACGGTTTCTAAACCTCAACCGCAAAACGCCTCCGGATTTTGACATAGACTGGAGCTGGCAGACCAGGGATATTATCCTTGAATATATTTTTGATAAATATGGTAAGAACCATGTTGCCTTCTGTGGAACCAATGTTGAATTTAAATACCGTTCTATTTTCCGGGAAGTAGGAAAAGTATTTGGTCTTCCAAAAGAGGAATTGGACATGCTGGCAACCAAGCCCATCCAGGAACATGATAATAATTCGGTATCCAGACAGGTTCATTACTACGGAAAACTTTTAGAAAAGTTTCCTAACCAGAGAAGCATGCACTCCTGTGGAATTCTGATATCAGAAGAACCTATCACCAATTATTCCGCATTGGAAATGCCTCCCAAAGGTTTTCCGATTGTACAGTTCGATATGTACACTGCTGAAGAGATTGGCCTTGAAAAATTTGATATTCTCTCACAAAGTGGTTTAGGTACCATTAACGACACAATAAAGCTGGTGAAGGAAAAAAGAGGAATTGATATTAATATCCGGGACACTTCCCTTTCAAAAGACGAAGCCCGATGCAATGAATTCTTAAGCTCCGGCAAAACCATCGGTTGTTTTTATATTGAATCTCCCGCTATGCGGGGGTTACTCAGAAGACTGAAATGTGACAATTACAAAGTGCTGGTTGCAGCCTCTTCCATTATTAGACCCGGCGTAGCCCAAAGCGGGATGATGCGGGAGTATATTTTCAGGCATAATAATCCCACAAAATTTGAGTACTTCCATGGGGTTTTTGAAAAAGAACTAGGAGAAACCTACGGTATTATGGTATACCAGGAAGATGTTATTAAAATTGCACTGCACTTCGGAGGATTATCCGCCCCTGATGGTGACGTCCTGAGACGGGCCATGAGCGGTAAGGGACGGTCTTTATCTGCTTTACAGAAAGTAAAAGATAACTTCTTTGAATCCTGTAAAAAGCTGGGACACCCTGAACAGCTATCTATGGAAGTATACCGGCAGATAGAATCATTTGCAGGATACTCATTCTGTAAAGCTCATTCTGCTTCTTATGCCGTTGAAAGCTATCAGAGTTTATACCTTAAGGTCTACTATCCTATCGAATTTATGGTTTCTGCGATCAATAACGGCGGAGGTTTCTACAGGACTGAAGTCTACATTCATGAGGCCAGAATGTCGGGAGCTGCAATTCATAATCCCTGTGTCAATCTGAGTGAATATCAGACAACGGTCTATGGTTCGGACGTTTATTTGGGATTGATGCATATTGAAAGGTTGGAACTTAAATTAGCGAAACTTATTCCTGAAGAAAGAAATCAGAATGGAGAGTATACTTCCCTGGAAAATTTTGTTAAGAGAATTCCTATTGGCATCGAAACACTACAAATTTTAATCTTTATCGGAGCATTCCGCTTTACCGGAAAACAGAAACATGAACTGCTGATTGAATCAAGGTTTCTTTTGGGAAATAATAAAATAACTTTCAGGCATCCGACTTTATTAGAAGAACCACAGAAAAATTATCAGCTTCCTTCTATAGAAAGAAACCCATTTGAGGATGCTTTTGATGAAATAGAAATATTAGGTTTCACCGTTTCATTCAGCCCTTTTGATTTATTACAAACCCGATACAGAGGTTCTGTTCTGGTAAAGAATTTATTGAAGTTTCATAAACATCAAGTTAAAATGCTGGCCTATCTGATTTCAAGAAAGCATGTTCCTACCAAAAAAGGGACGATGTACTTCGGAACCTGGATTGATGCTGTAGGAGAATATTTTGATACTGCTCATTTTCCAAATTGCCTAAAAGAATATCCTTTTCAAGGTGGTGGTTGCTATCTTTTATTGGGAACAGTAGAGGTCGATTTCCACTTCCCCACTGTTACCATTCATAAAATGGCGAAAATGCCTTTTATTCCAGATCCAAGATATTCTATGGATAAAGAAAAAGCATTGGAAGCCCAGCGCAATCTTCATGAAGATATCAGTATGACTTGGCGCAAGCCATATCCGCAGGAACATGAAATTGGATTGCCAAGACAAAAGATGTAG
- a CDS encoding helix-turn-helix domain-containing protein — translation MAKSYNIPAFLKYININGKNDDGVQVIHYDEHKNILLKSPPVQLEFYLMAIKSNIDVFPPVEEMSSSYLFLDKPGNIMEWDLSGPFIGYGIFVNAKLLDKFAKDYTFTGYTRHEALFLTDRESKILYDLFIKAHEEYQRESFSQDVLISYATLILSYTQTFYERQFEARSKVYNKVVADFYKQLDQYFENDNKEEFPTVNYFASKANLSVNYFGDVIKHFTGQSPIEHIHQYIIQVAKKKLRETKLTINEIAYSLGFEYPTYFTRFFRKKTGISPKVFRNQ, via the coding sequence ATGGCAAAATCATACAACATACCAGCGTTCTTAAAGTACATTAACATAAATGGTAAAAACGACGATGGTGTTCAGGTAATTCATTACGATGAGCATAAAAATATATTGTTGAAATCGCCCCCTGTACAACTGGAATTTTACCTGATGGCTATCAAAAGTAATATAGATGTGTTTCCCCCAGTGGAAGAAATGTCAAGTTCTTATCTCTTTCTTGATAAACCGGGAAATATTATGGAATGGGATTTGTCCGGTCCATTTATCGGTTATGGTATTTTTGTGAATGCAAAATTATTGGATAAGTTTGCAAAAGATTATACTTTCACAGGCTATACCCGCCATGAAGCACTTTTTTTGACTGACAGGGAAAGTAAAATTTTATATGATCTTTTTATAAAGGCTCACGAAGAATATCAACGAGAAAGCTTTTCACAGGATGTGCTTATCTCCTATGCAACTTTAATTCTTTCTTACACACAAACTTTCTATGAACGTCAGTTTGAAGCCCGAAGTAAAGTTTACAATAAGGTTGTGGCTGATTTTTATAAACAATTAGATCAATACTTTGAAAATGACAATAAAGAGGAATTCCCCACAGTCAATTATTTTGCATCAAAAGCCAATCTTTCCGTCAATTATTTTGGCGATGTTATCAAGCATTTTACGGGACAATCACCCATAGAACACATTCATCAATATATCATTCAAGTAGCTAAGAAAAAATTACGGGAAACCAAACTTACTATTAATGAGATTGCATATAGTCTAGGCTTTGAATATCCCACTTATTTTACCCGTTTCTTCCGCAAAAAAACGGGTATCTCCCCTAAAGTTTTTAGAAATCAGTAA
- a CDS encoding alpha/beta hydrolase — MKQSIKFKNGEIDMAGNIFLPKDFNQTNKYPAIVIGHPAGGVKEQTAGIYAEKMAEKGFVTLAFDASYQGESGGLPRNTEKPSARVGDISAAVDFLTTLPYVDVEHIGGIGICASGGYFVAATKEDKRIKALTTVSGVDIGKMYHEGWNGKGGTVNIEETLKTVANQRTAEAGGAEPIFLNWLGDRNPEYGKEATDGYDYYRTERAQHPNSTGAFLLTDLNRLINFRAFDRIETLLTQPLLVIAGSEANSKWNSDFLYANAGSKIKEYFIVDGANHFDLYDIPQYVDQGIERMTQFFRDNL; from the coding sequence ATGAAACAGTCAATAAAATTCAAAAATGGAGAAATCGACATGGCCGGAAATATTTTCCTTCCTAAAGATTTCAATCAAACAAATAAGTACCCTGCAATTGTAATTGGGCACCCTGCCGGAGGCGTAAAAGAACAGACAGCCGGAATATACGCTGAAAAAATGGCAGAGAAAGGATTCGTGACGCTTGCTTTTGATGCCAGTTATCAAGGTGAAAGTGGCGGCCTTCCAAGGAACACCGAAAAGCCATCAGCCAGAGTTGGTGATATTAGTGCTGCTGTTGATTTTCTGACAACATTACCCTACGTTGATGTAGAACATATCGGTGGAATTGGTATCTGTGCCAGTGGAGGATATTTTGTTGCCGCCACAAAAGAAGATAAACGTATCAAAGCCCTGACAACAGTAAGCGGTGTTGATATCGGAAAGATGTACCATGAGGGATGGAACGGAAAAGGAGGAACAGTTAATATAGAGGAAACATTAAAAACTGTAGCAAATCAACGTACAGCTGAAGCTGGAGGAGCAGAGCCTATATTCCTGAATTGGTTGGGTGATCGCAATCCTGAATATGGTAAAGAAGCAACAGACGGCTATGATTACTATCGTACTGAAAGAGCACAGCATCCTAATTCTACAGGAGCATTTCTATTAACCGATTTAAACAGACTTATTAATTTCAGAGCATTTGACAGGATTGAAACTTTATTAACACAACCCTTACTTGTGATTGCAGGCAGTGAAGCCAATTCCAAATGGAACAGTGATTTCCTCTACGCTAACGCAGGAAGCAAGATTAAGGAGTATTTCATTGTGGATGGAGCCAATCATTTCGATTTGTATGATATTCCACAATATGTAGATCAGGGTATTGAAAGAATGACCCAATTTTTCAGAGACAACCTTTAA
- a CDS encoding alpha/beta hydrolase codes for MKKSVKFKALYWDIAADLLFPPNFDENKKYPVIISTHPIGSCKEQTSGNVYGQAFADAGFVVLVPDASFQGESGGEPRFLEDPSFRVEDYSYACDYLVTLPFVDENRIGALGMCGAGGYVISATMKERRIKAVATLTGANYGRVMREFGDPIANLEAIAAQRTAEARGAALRVDQGLYPTYEMAQEAGADIDLLEATEYYRTSRGEKPNGVNKTLFSHNASALTWDAYNLAEKLLTQPLLVIVGRKPGAFGAYRDGFEIIRRSASIKKELVVVDGWSHYDLYDKPEPVKTALDKLIPFYQENL; via the coding sequence ATGAAAAAATCAGTGAAATTTAAGGCACTTTATTGGGATATTGCAGCAGACCTTCTTTTCCCTCCAAATTTTGACGAAAACAAAAAATATCCTGTTATCATCAGTACGCATCCAATTGGAAGTTGTAAAGAGCAAACTTCAGGAAACGTTTACGGACAGGCATTTGCAGATGCAGGTTTTGTAGTATTGGTTCCCGATGCTTCTTTTCAAGGTGAAAGCGGTGGAGAACCAAGGTTTTTGGAAGATCCTTCGTTCCGTGTAGAAGATTACAGCTATGCGTGTGACTATCTTGTAACGCTTCCTTTTGTTGATGAAAACCGTATCGGTGCATTAGGGATGTGTGGTGCAGGTGGTTATGTTATCAGCGCAACGATGAAAGAACGCCGTATTAAGGCAGTTGCAACTCTTACCGGGGCAAACTATGGTCGTGTAATGCGTGAGTTTGGAGATCCTATTGCCAACCTTGAAGCAATTGCAGCACAAAGAACCGCTGAGGCAAGAGGTGCAGCTCTTAGAGTTGACCAGGGGCTTTATCCAACCTATGAAATGGCACAAGAAGCAGGTGCGGACATCGACCTTTTAGAAGCAACAGAATATTACCGTACTTCACGTGGCGAAAAACCAAATGGGGTAAACAAAACCTTATTCTCTCATAATGCATCAGCATTGACCTGGGATGCATACAATTTAGCTGAGAAATTATTAACGCAACCATTATTGGTCATCGTAGGTCGCAAACCGGGGGCTTTTGGTGCGTATAGAGATGGTTTTGAAATCATTCGTCGTTCAGCTTCTATTAAAAAAGAATTGGTCGTTGTTGATGGATGGTCACACTATGATCTTTATGATAAACCGGAACCGGTGAAAACTGCATTAGATAAATTGATCCCTTTCTATCAAGAGAACCTTTAA
- a CDS encoding cupin domain-containing protein, which produces MYTEKEITAMGYNPAPESYFTGRALLKTYVNPDERTNAYIGEVLFEAGTRTKWHTHESNQILLVREGICLYQEEGKPIQKIKAGDFVNVMPGIKHWHGASPDGIMIHTAIGLNTEKGLVNWMEPVSDEEYNQY; this is translated from the coding sequence ATGTACACAGAAAAAGAAATAACGGCAATGGGTTATAACCCTGCTCCGGAAAGTTATTTTACAGGAAGAGCTTTGCTAAAAACATATGTAAATCCGGATGAAAGAACCAATGCCTATATCGGTGAGGTCTTATTCGAAGCAGGAACCCGTACCAAGTGGCATACTCATGAAAGTAACCAAATTTTATTGGTACGCGAAGGTATTTGCTTATATCAGGAAGAAGGAAAGCCAATACAAAAAATAAAAGCAGGGGATTTTGTGAACGTTATGCCCGGTATAAAGCACTGGCACGGCGCATCACCTGATGGTATTATGATTCATACGGCAATAGGACTTAATACTGAAAAAGGACTCGTAAACTGGATGGAACCAGTGTCTGATGAAGAGTACAATCAATACTAA